Proteins from one Lacrimispora sphenoides genomic window:
- a CDS encoding TAXI family TRAP transporter solute-binding subunit: MMKIIRLVALSLALGILLTACSENSGGGTTAAVADKADNSSSGAADHGNIQKPSSPLRYSLGTGSSGGNFYLIGGGATTILNNKLPDYFVITAEETGGSTANLTMIQNGEAEIGIAMTSTLDPSITGEPLDKVRGMVPLYPSYMTMYSLKSANINTLTDLNGRIIGLGSKGAAMDSVLRQAFDEMGIKPSSIYNDGFGATASAVGDGQLDAAVMFSYPPFSSITELEATQDLGFIGLTEEEQKQLTDMFPFYSPDVLPAGSYKGITEDLPVVTEWNMLVGSTDVSQEYGYLLTKTLFESNPELVEIHKSLTHAVPEYCKYFNIPLHAGTVQYLKEIGSDIPAELIPEEYVE; encoded by the coding sequence ATGATGAAGATAATAAGATTAGTCGCACTTTCGTTAGCATTAGGTATTTTATTAACTGCATGTAGCGAGAATTCAGGAGGAGGAACAACCGCAGCTGTAGCAGATAAAGCAGATAATTCCAGCTCAGGAGCAGCAGATCATGGAAACATTCAAAAACCGTCATCACCGCTGCGGTATTCCTTAGGAACTGGTTCTTCAGGAGGTAATTTCTATTTGATTGGTGGTGGTGCTACCACCATATTAAATAATAAACTTCCGGATTATTTTGTTATTACAGCAGAAGAAACCGGAGGTTCCACAGCAAATCTTACCATGATACAAAACGGTGAAGCAGAAATCGGTATTGCAATGACCTCAACACTTGATCCGAGTATCACCGGAGAGCCACTTGATAAAGTTAGAGGAATGGTACCGTTATATCCTTCTTACATGACAATGTATTCATTAAAATCTGCCAATATTAACACTTTAACAGATTTGAATGGCAGAATTATTGGTTTGGGCTCTAAGGGAGCGGCGATGGACAGTGTACTTCGTCAGGCGTTTGATGAGATGGGAATTAAACCTTCTTCGATTTATAATGACGGTTTTGGAGCTACAGCATCAGCAGTAGGAGATGGCCAGTTAGATGCGGCGGTTATGTTCTCTTATCCTCCATTTTCCTCCATTACAGAATTGGAAGCTACACAAGATTTGGGCTTTATTGGGCTAACAGAAGAAGAGCAAAAGCAGTTAACAGATATGTTTCCGTTTTATAGTCCGGATGTGCTGCCAGCAGGTTCTTATAAAGGCATAACAGAGGATCTGCCTGTTGTAACTGAGTGGAACATGTTAGTCGGAAGTACTGATGTATCTCAGGAGTACGGTTATCTTCTTACAAAAACGTTATTTGAAAGCAATCCGGAGTTAGTTGAAATACATAAAAGTTTAACTCATGCTGTTCCTGAATATTGTAAGTACTTTAACATTCCTCTACATGCAGGGACTGTTCAGTATTTAAAGGAAATCGGATCAGATATACCAGCAGAGTTAATTCCCGAGGAGTATGTTGAATAG
- a CDS encoding TRAP transporter permease has protein sequence MKYQKINKTMIIALALFAVVIHVGNYTFFTMPSILFYAWHLFLGLFFIFLTNPLGKGKELSPSIQMACRVADWTLIILTIVVSGYVIINYESYVFNMQNNKLNNQLFVFGIIITLIVLEAGRRVLGNVLPLIAIVAIIYALFGNKIPGLFGHRGYSMQRVVLAIFSDRGVYGTPIGTSATNVYLFLLFAAFLNVSGADEIFQNIATALAGKKRGGPAKMAVIASAFFGTISGSCVANVVSTGAFTIPLMKRSGYRKDVAGAVEAVASTGGQIMPPIMGAAAFVLADVTGVQYATVCISALLPAFMYYFCLMKMVDLEAVKYGIKGLDESEIPDLGESLKRGMKLFVPVAVLLFMMLVLKTTPMKAAIFATASIIILGLLDGKNRMKLQDMIDGAVSAGKSLCSVVGACATAGIVVAVFSLTGLGLKFSNFIVQMGGNSLIPSLILAMLVCAVLGMGLPTTAAYIVCATAIAPALVGLGVPLLPAHLFLMYFASLSAITPPVAVASYAAAGIAEENPMKVGLTAVKLGITGFILPFAFVLNTDYVTLTFSFQTLMTILSSIVICYSLACLLQGYVESRITIFERIGYLVVIVLAITPFFVHSAIGIVLFVVLYGGRQIEARRKYRVLA, from the coding sequence ATGAAATACCAAAAAATTAATAAAACTATGATAATAGCTTTAGCACTCTTTGCGGTAGTGATTCATGTAGGCAATTATACTTTCTTTACAATGCCTAGTATCTTATTTTATGCATGGCATTTGTTTTTGGGCCTGTTCTTTATTTTTCTGACGAATCCGTTGGGAAAGGGAAAAGAGTTATCTCCCTCCATTCAAATGGCCTGCCGCGTTGCAGATTGGACCTTAATTATTCTTACCATCGTTGTAAGTGGTTACGTAATTATTAACTATGAGTCTTATGTGTTTAATATGCAAAACAATAAACTAAATAATCAGCTGTTTGTATTCGGCATTATCATTACCCTGATTGTATTAGAGGCAGGGAGGCGAGTTCTTGGAAATGTGCTTCCTCTTATCGCAATTGTTGCTATAATTTATGCTCTCTTTGGTAATAAGATACCGGGGCTATTTGGTCATAGAGGTTATTCCATGCAGAGAGTTGTACTGGCAATTTTTAGTGATAGAGGTGTATATGGTACACCGATTGGAACTTCTGCAACAAATGTGTACCTGTTTTTATTATTTGCTGCGTTTCTTAATGTATCTGGTGCGGATGAGATTTTTCAAAATATTGCAACTGCATTGGCTGGAAAAAAACGTGGCGGACCCGCGAAAATGGCGGTTATTGCCAGTGCCTTTTTTGGTACAATTTCTGGTAGTTGTGTAGCCAACGTAGTTAGTACCGGTGCATTTACTATACCACTTATGAAGCGAAGTGGATATCGAAAAGATGTAGCTGGAGCGGTCGAAGCAGTAGCATCTACTGGTGGTCAGATTATGCCTCCCATTATGGGTGCAGCAGCATTTGTGTTAGCAGATGTTACTGGCGTACAGTATGCAACTGTTTGTATCTCAGCATTGCTTCCAGCATTTATGTACTACTTCTGTTTAATGAAAATGGTGGACTTAGAAGCAGTAAAATATGGTATTAAAGGTTTGGATGAAAGTGAAATACCAGATTTAGGCGAATCCTTAAAGCGTGGTATGAAATTATTTGTTCCTGTTGCAGTTCTTCTATTCATGATGCTTGTACTTAAAACAACTCCAATGAAGGCAGCTATTTTTGCAACAGCATCTATTATTATTTTGGGATTATTGGACGGAAAAAATCGCATGAAATTGCAGGATATGATAGATGGAGCAGTAAGTGCAGGAAAGTCCTTGTGTTCCGTTGTAGGTGCTTGTGCAACAGCAGGAATCGTTGTGGCAGTTTTCTCTCTTACAGGACTTGGCCTTAAATTTTCTAACTTTATCGTTCAGATGGGAGGAAATTCTTTAATTCCCAGTCTTATACTGGCTATGCTTGTATGTGCGGTACTTGGAATGGGGCTTCCGACCACTGCTGCATACATCGTATGTGCAACAGCAATTGCACCGGCTTTAGTCGGTTTAGGAGTACCTCTTTTACCAGCACACTTGTTCCTGATGTATTTTGCCTCACTTTCTGCTATTACTCCCCCCGTGGCCGTTGCATCGTATGCGGCGGCTGGTATAGCAGAAGAAAATCCGATGAAGGTTGGATTGACTGCTGTAAAGCTTGGTATAACTGGATTTATCCTTCCATTTGCATTCGTTCTGAATACGGATTATGTAACCTTAACCTTTAGTTTCCAAACATTGATGACTATTTTATCTAGTATCGTAATTTGCTATTCACTGGCCTGCCTGCTACAGGGATATGTTGAATCCAGGATTACTATATTTGAAAGAATAGGCTATCTGGTTGTAATTGTATTAGCAATCACTCCATTTTTTGTTCATTCAGCGATTGGTATTGTATTGTTTGTCGTGTTATATGGTGGACGGCAGATAGAAGCACGGAGAAAATATCGTGTATTAGCATAG
- a CDS encoding Rid family detoxifying hydrolase: MNKQSVETEFAPKAIGPYSQAILSNGMIFVSGQIPIDPNTGDFSDDNITANTKQSLENIKAILEKVGYTMSDVVKTTVYLKDMEDFAAMNEMYAKYFAAPFPARAAFQVAKLPKDAKIEIEAIAVK, encoded by the coding sequence GTGAATAAACAAAGTGTTGAAACAGAATTTGCACCAAAAGCTATTGGACCTTATTCTCAGGCGATTCTGTCAAATGGTATGATTTTCGTATCAGGTCAGATTCCGATTGATCCCAATACAGGTGATTTCTCAGATGATAATATTACAGCAAATACAAAACAGTCTCTGGAAAATATAAAAGCAATTTTAGAAAAAGTTGGATATACCATGTCTGATGTTGTAAAGACAACTGTTTATTTAAAGGATATGGAGGATTTTGCAGCCATGAATGAAATGTACGCAAAATATTTTGCGGCTCCTTTTCCGGCAAGAGCAGCATTCCAGGTAGCAAAACTACCAAAAGATGCAAAGATAGAAATTGAAGCAATTGCAGTAAAATAA